One Nicotiana sylvestris chromosome 12, ASM39365v2, whole genome shotgun sequence genomic window carries:
- the LOC104214457 gene encoding AT-hook motif nuclear-localized protein 23, which produces MAGLDLSTASHFVHQLHHPSDFNLQRQPDDIEVNYKNQFSDDHHHGDSGGGHQNQGEIVGRRPRGRPPGSKNKAKPPVIITRESANTLRAHILEIGNGCDVFECVSTYARRRQRGICILSGSGTVTNVTIRQPAAAGSVVTLHGRFEILSLSGSFLPPPAPPGATSLTIFLAGGQGQVVGGSVVGELIASGPVIVIASSFTNVAYERLPLEEDEGSLQIQPQVSQVSSGNGPNSGGGGGGGVNNNQFPDPSSGFPFFNLPLNMPNGQLPFGV; this is translated from the exons ATGGCTGGTTTGGATTTAAGCACTGCTTCTCATTTTGTTCATCAACTTCACCATCCATCTGACTTTAATCTCCAAAGACAACCTGATGATATTGAAGTTAACTACAAAAATCAATTTTCCGATGACCATCACCACGGCGATAGTGGCGGCGGTCACCAGAATCAAG GTGAAATTGTTGGTCGGCGACCTAGAGGCCGGCCACCGGGGTCCAAGAACAAGGCAAAACCACCAGTAATCATCACTAGGGAAAGTGCAAATACCTTAAGAGCACATATATTGGAGATTGGAAATGGATGTGATGTTTTTGAGTGTGTTTCAACTTATGCTCGAAGAAGACAACGTGGGATCTGTATATTAAGTGGTAGTGGGACAGTAACAAATGTGACCATTAGACAACCTGCGGCAGCTGGTTCTGTAGTTACATTGCATGGAAGATTTGAGATTCTCTCACTTTCTGGTTCTTTTTTGCCTCCACCAGCTCCTCCAG GTGCAACAAGCTTGACGATATTCTTGGCTGGTGGACAAGGACAAGTGGTAGGAGGAAGTGTTGTAGGGGAATTGATTGCTTCTGGACCAGTTATTGTTATAGCTTCATCTTTTACAAATGTTGCATATGAGAGATTGCCATTAGAGGAAGATGAAGGAAGTCTCCAAATTCAACCACAGGTATCACAAGTTTCTAGTGGCAATGGCCCTAATAGCGGTGGCGGCGGTGGTGGTGGTGTTAATAATAACCAATTTCCTGACCCTTCATCTGGATTTCCATTCTTTAACCTTCCTTTGAATATGCCTAATGGTCAGCTACCATTTGGAGTCTGA